A single window of Mesoplodon densirostris isolate mMesDen1 chromosome 13, mMesDen1 primary haplotype, whole genome shotgun sequence DNA harbors:
- the LOC132501082 gene encoding tumor suppressor candidate 2-like → MGDDGRKARGLRPFASGVGGGGPEAAVAEQALVVPPFGVTRCRGSMFYAEDGDLAHEFYEQTVVTKNRQKQAKRRRVHENLIPQGIGSWIPPRIHVDFPAILYEV, encoded by the coding sequence ATGGGCGACGACGGCCGCAAAGCTCGCGGCCTGCGGCCCTTCGCCTCGGGGGTCGGGGGCGGCGGCCCAGAGGCGGCTGTCGCTGAGCAAGCTTTGGTCGTGCCCCCCTTTGGAGTCACGCGCTGCCGCGGCTCCATGTTCTATGCCGAGGATGGGGATCTGGCTCACGAGTTCTATGAGCAGACAGTGGTCACCAAGAACAGGCAGAAGCAGGCCAAGCGGAGGCGGGTGCATGAGAACCTGATTCCTCAGGGCATCGGAAGCTGGATACCCCCTCGCATCCACGTGGATTTCCCTGCGATCCTCTATGAGGTATGA